In Devosia litorisediminis, one genomic interval encodes:
- the fabG gene encoding 3-oxoacyl-[acyl-carrier-protein] reductase, producing the protein MFDLTGKRALVTGASGGIGREIAKALADAGAVVALSGTRVGALEDTAAAIGKDSPILPCNLSRLDEVDRLVPAAEEAMGGLDILVNNAGMTRDNLFMRMKDEEWDEVIAVNLTAAFHLNRSALRGMMKQRFGRIIGISSVVGVMGNPGQGNYAASKAGLIGMNKALAHEVASRNITVNSIAPGFIASAMTDELNDKQRESILSTIPAHRLGTAQEVAGCAVFLASDAAAYVTGHTLNVNGGMAMV; encoded by the coding sequence ATGTTTGATTTAACTGGTAAACGCGCGCTTGTGACGGGTGCAAGTGGCGGTATTGGTCGCGAGATCGCCAAGGCCCTTGCAGACGCCGGCGCCGTCGTTGCACTCAGTGGCACCCGCGTTGGTGCCCTTGAAGATACCGCGGCCGCAATCGGTAAGGACAGCCCCATCCTGCCCTGTAACCTCTCCAGGCTCGATGAGGTCGACAGGCTGGTCCCGGCCGCAGAGGAGGCCATGGGTGGCCTCGATATTCTGGTCAACAATGCCGGCATGACCCGCGATAATCTCTTCATGCGTATGAAGGACGAAGAGTGGGACGAAGTTATCGCGGTCAATCTGACCGCCGCTTTCCATCTCAATCGCTCCGCCCTGCGCGGAATGATGAAACAGCGTTTTGGTCGCATTATCGGCATTTCTTCGGTCGTGGGCGTCATGGGTAATCCGGGGCAGGGCAATTACGCCGCCTCCAAGGCCGGCCTGATTGGCATGAACAAGGCGCTGGCGCACGAAGTCGCGTCGCGCAACATCACCGTCAATTCGATCGCGCCCGGCTTCATCGCTTCGGCCATGACCGATGAGCTCAATGACAAGCAGCGCGAGTCGATCCTGTCGACGATTCCTGCCCACCGGTTGGGCACTGCACAGGAAGTTGCTGGTTGCGCAGTTTTCCTTGCCAGCGATGCCGCAGCATATGTCACGGGCCATACGCTTAACGTCAATGGCGGCATGGCGATGGTCTGA
- a CDS encoding YicC/YloC family endoribonuclease yields the protein MTGYARATGAVSGAAFTCEIKSVNSRGLDVRLRLAPGFDALESEIRQLIGKMISRGSITCNLSIERDGAGGHVLVNEQALATVLAVMSEMTGKIAASPPTLDGILGLKGVLEQRDKPMTAAAETALSTAIIEGVSQALVDLVLARRQEGGRIAAVLLERLQEIEDQIAQAEAHPARTREAILARLRQQVADLADDISIPEERLAQEALLLATKADIREELDRLTAHLTSAHQLIAGGGAVGRRLDFLAQEFNREANTLCSKSNAVELTAIGLDLKASIDQLREQVQNIE from the coding sequence ATGACCGGATACGCCCGCGCCACTGGCGCAGTCTCGGGTGCCGCTTTCACCTGCGAAATCAAGTCGGTCAACTCCCGTGGGCTCGACGTAAGGCTGCGCCTAGCGCCCGGTTTCGATGCATTGGAGAGTGAAATCCGCCAACTGATCGGCAAGATGATTTCGCGCGGCTCCATTACCTGCAATCTCTCTATTGAACGCGATGGGGCAGGCGGGCACGTGCTGGTCAACGAGCAGGCGCTGGCCACCGTGCTGGCGGTCATGAGCGAAATGACCGGCAAGATTGCTGCCTCGCCGCCGACCCTCGATGGCATTCTCGGTCTCAAGGGAGTGCTTGAGCAGCGCGACAAGCCGATGACCGCTGCAGCAGAAACAGCACTGAGCACAGCGATTATCGAAGGCGTCTCTCAGGCGCTTGTCGATCTGGTGCTGGCCCGACGTCAGGAGGGCGGCCGCATTGCGGCAGTCTTGCTCGAGCGCCTGCAGGAGATCGAAGATCAGATTGCCCAGGCCGAAGCCCATCCTGCCCGTACCCGCGAGGCCATATTGGCGCGGTTGCGCCAGCAGGTCGCCGATCTGGCCGATGATATCTCGATTCCCGAAGAGCGTCTGGCGCAGGAAGCCCTGCTGCTGGCGACCAAGGCTGACATTCGCGAAGAGCTCGATCGCCTGACTGCGCATCTGACCAGTGCGCATCAGTTGATTGCCGGCGGGGGCGCCGTCGGGCGCAGGCTCGACTTTCTGGCACAGGAATTCAATCGCGAGGCCAATACTCTGTGCTCCAAATCCAACGCCGTGGAACTGACCGCCATCGGCCTTGACCTCAAGGCGTCGATCGATCAATTACGCGAGCAAGTGCAGAACATCGAATAG
- a CDS encoding acyl carrier protein codes for MSDVADRVRKIVVEHLNVDAEKVVEKASFIDDLGADSLDQVELVMAFEEEFSVEIPDDAAEGIQTFGDAVSFLTKAVG; via the coding sequence ATGAGCGATGTCGCTGATCGGGTCCGCAAGATCGTTGTGGAACACCTCAATGTGGATGCCGAGAAGGTTGTCGAAAAGGCCAGCTTTATCGACGATCTGGGTGCCGACTCCCTCGACCAGGTCGAGCTGGTGATGGCCTTTGAAGAAGAATTCTCGGTTGAGATTCCTGACGACGCAGCCGAAGGCATTCAGACCTTTGGCGACGCCGTCTCGTTTCTCACCAAGGCAGTCGGCTAA
- the fabF gene encoding beta-ketoacyl-ACP synthase II, with amino-acid sequence MELRRVVVSGLGLVTPLGCGVEATWANILAGKSGAKRIDDFQVDDIACQIAHRLPLGDYADGKYNPDEWMDVKEQRKVDPFIVYAMAAATQAIQDAGVEPKTQEDQERTGVLIGSGIGGVGGIYDASVTLHEKGPRRISPFFIPGRLINLASGHVSIRFGLKGPNHSVVTACSTGAHAIGDAARLIALGDADVMVAGGAESCVNRLALAGFAACRALSTGFNDNPEAASRPYDKDRDGFVMGEGAGIVVLEDYERAKARGAKIYGEIIGYGLSGDAYHITAPSEDGDGGFRCMQAAIKRAGIAPSEIDYINAHGTSTPLGDEIELGSVTRMLGDAAQNVAMSSTKSAIGHLLGAAGSAEAIFSLLAMRDNIAPPTLNLDNPSVDTVINLVPKKAFKKEINVALSNSFGFGGTNATLVMRKVH; translated from the coding sequence ATGGAACTTCGTCGCGTTGTTGTCTCCGGGCTTGGCCTTGTTACGCCACTCGGTTGCGGGGTTGAGGCCACTTGGGCCAATATTCTTGCTGGCAAGAGCGGTGCCAAACGCATCGACGACTTCCAGGTTGACGATATCGCCTGTCAGATTGCTCATCGCTTGCCGCTCGGCGACTACGCCGACGGCAAGTACAATCCAGATGAGTGGATGGACGTCAAAGAGCAGCGCAAGGTTGACCCTTTCATCGTTTATGCGATGGCGGCGGCGACCCAGGCTATTCAGGATGCCGGCGTCGAACCCAAGACCCAGGAAGATCAGGAACGCACAGGCGTTCTGATCGGTTCGGGCATTGGCGGTGTCGGCGGCATCTACGACGCTTCGGTTACCCTGCACGAAAAGGGTCCGCGTCGTATCAGCCCCTTCTTTATCCCCGGTCGCTTGATCAACCTGGCTTCAGGCCATGTGTCGATCCGGTTCGGGCTCAAGGGTCCCAATCATTCAGTTGTAACGGCTTGCTCCACGGGCGCCCATGCCATTGGTGACGCCGCCCGTCTGATCGCCCTGGGTGACGCTGACGTCATGGTCGCAGGTGGTGCTGAAAGCTGCGTCAATCGCCTGGCTCTGGCCGGCTTCGCCGCCTGCCGTGCCCTGTCCACCGGCTTTAACGACAACCCCGAAGCGGCTTCACGCCCCTATGACAAGGACCGCGACGGTTTTGTCATGGGTGAGGGCGCCGGCATCGTGGTGCTGGAAGATTACGAGCGGGCCAAGGCCCGTGGCGCCAAGATTTATGGCGAAATTATCGGCTATGGCCTCTCCGGCGATGCCTATCACATTACCGCACCATCCGAAGATGGTGATGGCGGCTTCCGCTGCATGCAGGCCGCCATCAAGCGTGCAGGCATTGCACCGTCCGAGATTGACTACATCAACGCGCATGGTACCTCGACCCCACTGGGCGACGAAATCGAACTGGGTTCGGTCACTCGCATGCTGGGCGATGCCGCTCAGAACGTGGCCATGAGCTCGACAAAATCGGCTATTGGCCACCTGCTGGGCGCTGCCGGTTCGGCCGAGGCTATTTTCTCGCTGCTTGCCATGCGCGATAATATCGCGCCGCCTACGCTGAATCTCGACAATCCATCGGTTGATACCGTGATCAATCTTGTGCCCAAAAAGGCATTCAAGAAAGAGATCAACGTGGCGCTTTCCAACAGCTTCGGCTTCGGCGGGACCAACGCAACGCTGGTCATGCGCAAGGTCCACTGA
- the gmk gene encoding guanylate kinase has protein sequence MEFQRRGVMLVIASPSGAGKSSISRALFGADPNIRLSVSATTRARRTDEVDGKHYHFMDVDKFKRMQADGELLESAEVHGNFYGTPRAHVEEQLAAGNDILFDVDYQGTLQLYRSARKDMVTVFILPPSIKELRARLERRAQDSVGTIETRLRNARVEMDHFEEYDYVIVNQDLENSTQQVRTILASARLQRQRQLNLPSFVRDLQSQIDSI, from the coding sequence ATGGAATTCCAGCGTCGGGGCGTCATGCTGGTGATTGCGTCGCCTTCGGGCGCCGGCAAGTCGTCGATTTCTCGGGCCCTTTTCGGTGCCGATCCCAATATCCGCCTGTCGGTGTCCGCCACCACACGGGCGCGGCGGACCGATGAGGTTGATGGCAAGCACTACCACTTCATGGATGTGGACAAGTTCAAGCGCATGCAGGCCGACGGCGAATTGCTCGAATCTGCCGAAGTGCATGGCAATTTCTACGGCACGCCACGCGCCCACGTCGAAGAGCAACTCGCTGCGGGCAACGACATCCTGTTCGATGTCGACTATCAGGGCACGCTGCAGCTCTACCGCAGCGCCCGCAAGGACATGGTCACCGTCTTCATCCTGCCGCCCTCGATCAAGGAGCTGCGCGCACGGCTTGAGCGGCGCGCTCAGGACAGCGTGGGCACCATCGAAACACGTCTGCGCAATGCGCGTGTCGAAATGGATCATTTCGAAGAGTACGACTACGTAATCGTTAATCAGGACCTGGAAAACTCGACCCAGCAGGTCCGCACGATCCTGGCCTCCGCCCGCCTACAGCGCCAGCGTCAGCTGAATTTGCCCAGCTTCGTCAGAGACTTGCAGAGTCAGATCGATTCAATCTGA
- the mltG gene encoding endolytic transglycosylase MltG: MNDRKVRRQRRRSRNGFVDILNGLLTLLVIGLLVAGGAVLYGASQFYGDGPLTEEATFRVEAGSGLSSISTRLEEQGLISNRYIFQAGGRTLERVSIIQQGDFRIPAGASMADILREITEGDPIRYAVTIPEGWTSWEVVQRINANENLIGEITTIPAEGSVLPASYDYVPGDTRQSVLDKMQTAMTDALAEVWADRQVDLPIETPEELLILASIVERETGVASERPQVAAVFVNRLRDGMRLQSDPTIIYGITKGQATLGRGLRRSEIEAKTDYNTYQIDGLPPTPIANPGIEALRAVANPDSHDYLYFVAKGALPSEGHVFAETYAEHRKNVAQYRKIADEAEAARKALEDAEAGQAADAPAAQ; this comes from the coding sequence ATGAATGATCGCAAAGTTCGGCGCCAGCGCCGCCGTTCGCGCAACGGTTTCGTTGATATCCTCAACGGTCTGCTGACCCTGCTGGTTATCGGCCTGCTTGTGGCTGGTGGGGCGGTTCTTTATGGCGCGTCGCAGTTCTATGGCGATGGTCCGCTGACGGAAGAAGCCACCTTCCGCGTTGAGGCCGGCTCCGGCCTGAGCTCGATTTCCACCCGACTTGAAGAGCAGGGGCTCATCTCCAACCGCTACATCTTTCAGGCTGGTGGGCGCACACTGGAGCGGGTTTCCATCATCCAGCAGGGTGATTTTCGCATCCCCGCCGGTGCCAGCATGGCCGACATCCTCAGGGAAATCACCGAAGGCGACCCGATTCGCTATGCGGTGACCATTCCTGAGGGCTGGACCTCCTGGGAGGTCGTGCAGCGCATCAATGCCAATGAGAATCTGATTGGCGAAATCACCACCATACCTGCAGAAGGCTCCGTGCTGCCCGCCAGCTACGATTACGTCCCCGGCGATACCCGCCAGTCCGTGCTGGATAAGATGCAGACTGCCATGACTGACGCACTGGCCGAGGTCTGGGCTGACCGCCAGGTCGACCTGCCAATTGAGACACCCGAAGAACTGCTGATACTCGCGTCGATTGTCGAACGCGAGACCGGTGTGGCCTCGGAACGTCCACAGGTCGCGGCCGTTTTCGTCAATCGCCTGCGCGACGGTATGCGCCTGCAGTCAGACCCGACCATCATCTATGGCATTACCAAGGGTCAGGCGACGCTGGGCCGCGGCCTACGCCGCTCCGAGATCGAAGCCAAGACCGATTACAACACCTATCAAATCGACGGTCTGCCCCCCACACCTATTGCCAATCCGGGCATTGAAGCGCTGCGCGCGGTCGCCAATCCCGATAGCCACGACTATCTCTACTTCGTGGCCAAGGGCGCTTTGCCCAGCGAGGGACACGTTTTCGCCGAGACCTATGCTGAGCATCGCAAGAACGTTGCGCAATATCGCAAGATTGCCGATGAGGCAGAGGCTGCCCGCAAGGCTCTCGAAGACGCTGAGGCTGGTCAGGCTGCTGACGCCCCGGCCGCTCAGTGA
- the pdxA gene encoding 4-hydroxythreonine-4-phosphate dehydrogenase PdxA, with protein sequence MHKPLAISMGEPAGVGPDIALQLYAHRAELNLAPFCLFGNTDFLMARAARLGLEIAFAPVGPEGAMDVFADALPVAPIEGDVPDHPGQTTPLSGHAVIAAIEDAVASTLSGACRGLVTAPIHKGALYQAGFKHPGHTEFLAALCAGGGTPRLPVMMLAHGGLRAVPVTIHVPIRDVPGLLSKQLIVDTVRVVAHDLRQRFGIAHPQIAVAGLNPHAGEGGSIGREDLEIVGPAVAQLQFEGIAVTGPLPADTLFYPAHWTQYDAVVAMYHDQALIPIKTVAFEDAVNVTLGLPIVRTSPDHGTAFDLAGTGQASPKSFLAAIAMADAMTADQ encoded by the coding sequence ATGCACAAGCCGCTGGCCATCAGCATGGGCGAGCCCGCAGGCGTTGGTCCCGACATTGCACTGCAGCTATACGCCCATCGGGCCGAGCTGAATCTGGCGCCCTTCTGCCTGTTTGGAAATACCGATTTCCTGATGGCGCGGGCAGCACGGCTGGGGCTGGAGATCGCCTTCGCTCCCGTGGGGCCGGAAGGCGCAATGGACGTGTTTGCAGACGCGCTGCCCGTCGCGCCTATCGAGGGCGATGTGCCCGACCACCCCGGCCAGACCACACCACTATCGGGCCATGCGGTGATCGCTGCGATTGAAGATGCTGTCGCATCCACCCTCAGCGGCGCCTGTCGCGGGCTGGTAACGGCACCAATACACAAGGGCGCGCTGTATCAGGCAGGTTTCAAGCACCCCGGCCATACCGAATTTCTCGCAGCACTTTGCGCGGGCGGGGGCACCCCGAGACTGCCTGTGATGATGCTAGCTCATGGTGGGTTGCGGGCGGTACCCGTAACCATCCATGTGCCGATCCGCGATGTCCCCGGACTGCTGAGCAAGCAGTTGATCGTCGACACCGTTCGCGTGGTCGCCCACGATCTTCGGCAACGCTTCGGCATTGCCCATCCGCAGATTGCCGTGGCCGGCCTCAATCCGCATGCGGGAGAAGGGGGCAGTATCGGTCGCGAAGACCTCGAGATCGTTGGACCTGCCGTGGCACAATTGCAGTTTGAGGGGATCGCCGTTACCGGCCCCCTGCCCGCTGACACGCTATTTTATCCGGCCCACTGGACACAGTATGATGCCGTGGTCGCCATGTATCACGATCAGGCACTGATCCCGATCAAGACGGTGGCTTTCGAGGACGCCGTCAATGTCACGCTGGGCCTGCCCATCGTGCGTACTTCGCCCGACCATGGTACAGCCTTTGATCTGGCCGGTACCGGTCAGGCATCTCCCAAGAGTTTTCTGGCCGCCATCGCGATGGCGGACGCAATGACGGCGGACCAATGA
- a CDS encoding peptidylprolyl isomerase, with protein sequence MANGLWGRTVSALIVGVLLSVAAAMPTLAQSARVTVNGTPITDVQISQRVKLFALEGNRGGSKGATEQLINEAIQLAEAKRLGISVSNAQVDDAFLQIARNLKMSSDKLRQMLQQGGINMDTLKDRLRAAIAWNAVTEQAIMPQVQISDLELDQQAANQIQAYQGFDYILKEVIFVGQGSSARTGQANSYRRSFAGCDSAVDLSLKFTDAAVIDVGRRHATQMPEAIAKELAGLNVGGITKPRVVESGVSMLAVCEKAQAEDLTFIKSDLRAEAGNDALAGETEKYLAELRKRAKIIYN encoded by the coding sequence ATGGCAAATGGTTTGTGGGGACGCACAGTCAGCGCCCTGATCGTCGGAGTCCTGCTGAGTGTTGCGGCGGCCATGCCAACGCTGGCGCAGAGCGCCCGTGTGACCGTGAATGGCACCCCTATCACCGATGTGCAGATTTCCCAGCGCGTTAAGCTATTCGCGCTTGAAGGTAATCGTGGCGGCAGCAAGGGCGCGACCGAGCAGTTGATCAATGAAGCTATCCAGCTGGCCGAGGCCAAGCGTCTGGGTATTTCGGTGTCCAATGCACAGGTCGACGATGCCTTCCTGCAGATTGCCCGCAATCTCAAGATGAGCAGCGACAAGCTGCGCCAGATGCTGCAGCAGGGCGGCATCAACATGGATACACTCAAGGACCGGCTGCGGGCCGCTATCGCCTGGAACGCCGTGACCGAGCAGGCGATCATGCCACAGGTTCAGATTTCCGATCTGGAACTGGATCAGCAGGCCGCCAACCAGATCCAGGCCTATCAGGGCTTCGACTATATTCTCAAAGAAGTGATCTTCGTCGGACAGGGTTCGAGCGCCCGGACCGGCCAGGCCAATTCCTATCGCCGCAGCTTTGCCGGCTGTGACAGCGCGGTCGATCTATCGTTGAAATTCACCGATGCGGCCGTGATCGATGTCGGTCGCCGCCACGCTACCCAGATGCCCGAGGCTATCGCCAAGGAACTGGCCGGGCTCAATGTGGGCGGCATCACCAAGCCGCGCGTAGTTGAGAGCGGCGTTTCAATGCTGGCAGTGTGCGAAAAGGCACAGGCCGAAGACCTGACCTTCATCAAGAGCGATCTGCGTGCCGAGGCCGGCAATGATGCACTGGCTGGGGAAACCGAAAAATATCTGGCTGAACTGCGCAAGCGCGCCAAGATCATCTACAACTAA
- a CDS encoding LPS-assembly protein LptD — protein sequence MTSALRLASASAVAALMAATGVPAQELIPTDFFNAPIDPSSPSAIEANTLTFDQASNVILASGDVVLKRGGYTLTGQNLTYHRGNNDVYFTGAVTIRDPSGNLTETNDLQITGGMKQAFLDAMTITTYDGARITADSADYDAALETLLVNATYAPCGECIDDKGRRIGWSMKAKRIISNADGSLYMDQPSLAILGIPVAWLPFFWMPDTSENALSRVPKPTYSYTEKTGHSLAFTSTVYSTRWSDVVLTPTLMSRQGLLLGAAWTQRFDGGSFTVKGSGLYQLDQSAFTFSEAKRDWRGAAQFSGSFTPIDDWTVGLSYTAFTDAAYLPDYTRTDAKSSVNEIYATNLTRDTYINARVQHFNQLGDVTEASQGQQGQTLPTVRFEHVEDLAPGMGRIKISGRLLGIHRDLDAGTTTNGTPYVFGYAGNKQHVSLQAGWQNQYVGAGGFVFTPYLGGRADAAYYDGGNGTGPAATTLWSATPIAAMDVRFPMVAGDGQTVHLVEPIAQLVYRGSETTAVGITNDDAQSFVFDDTNLFSFNRFSGGDRQETGLRANIGGRYQVSFSDDAYLELIGGQSFHLAGANAFAATDPAQTATGAGLDTTASYAVLGAYGAFEPGIKIGGKLQIDTFAPRITRGGFGASFSQDGYTASADYNYLAANTAAGVISDQHEIGIGVGVPVADYWTIRAASYWDLQAGKWYNVSGGVQYDDGYLLMSLDGTKTNGTVDDTTITATFAIKAPAGLNFGYSRVFQAGQ from the coding sequence ATGACGTCGGCGCTCCGCCTGGCCAGTGCCAGTGCGGTGGCGGCCCTCATGGCTGCGACCGGCGTGCCGGCGCAAGAGTTGATTCCCACCGATTTCTTCAACGCCCCCATCGATCCGAGTTCGCCGTCAGCAATTGAAGCCAACACACTGACCTTTGATCAGGCATCCAACGTGATCCTGGCGAGTGGCGATGTGGTTCTCAAACGGGGCGGCTACACGCTGACCGGGCAGAACCTGACCTATCACCGCGGCAATAATGACGTGTATTTCACCGGTGCGGTGACTATTCGCGATCCATCGGGCAATCTGACCGAAACCAACGATCTGCAGATCACCGGCGGGATGAAGCAGGCATTTCTCGATGCCATGACCATCACCACCTATGATGGCGCGCGCATTACTGCAGACAGTGCGGACTATGACGCTGCGCTGGAAACCCTGCTGGTAAACGCGACCTACGCGCCGTGCGGGGAATGCATTGACGACAAGGGACGCCGGATTGGCTGGTCGATGAAGGCCAAGCGGATCATCTCCAATGCGGATGGTTCACTGTATATGGATCAGCCTAGCCTGGCGATCCTGGGCATTCCGGTGGCATGGCTGCCGTTCTTCTGGATGCCTGACACCAGCGAGAACGCGCTGTCGCGGGTGCCCAAGCCGACCTACAGCTATACCGAGAAAACCGGCCATTCGCTGGCATTCACTTCAACGGTCTACTCGACGCGCTGGAGCGACGTCGTGCTGACGCCAACGCTGATGAGCCGCCAAGGCCTGCTGCTGGGTGCGGCCTGGACACAACGCTTTGACGGCGGCTCGTTCACCGTCAAGGGCTCGGGTCTGTACCAGTTGGACCAGAGTGCGTTCACCTTTAGCGAAGCAAAGCGGGACTGGCGCGGGGCGGCGCAGTTCAGCGGCAGCTTCACGCCGATCGACGACTGGACGGTGGGGTTGAGCTACACCGCGTTCACAGACGCGGCCTATTTGCCCGACTATACTAGGACTGACGCCAAGTCGTCGGTCAATGAAATCTATGCGACCAATCTGACGCGCGACACCTACATCAATGCGCGGGTGCAGCACTTCAACCAGTTGGGTGACGTTACCGAAGCCAGTCAGGGACAACAGGGTCAGACGCTGCCGACAGTGCGGTTTGAACATGTCGAGGATCTGGCACCAGGCATGGGGCGGATCAAAATCAGTGGCCGTCTGCTCGGGATACACCGCGATCTTGATGCCGGCACCACCACGAATGGTACGCCCTATGTGTTCGGGTATGCCGGCAACAAGCAGCACGTCAGCCTGCAAGCCGGTTGGCAGAACCAATATGTCGGCGCGGGCGGCTTTGTGTTCACACCCTATCTTGGCGGTCGAGCGGACGCCGCCTATTACGACGGCGGTAACGGCACCGGCCCGGCTGCGACCACCCTATGGAGCGCAACACCAATTGCGGCCATGGATGTACGTTTTCCGATGGTTGCTGGTGACGGGCAGACAGTGCATCTGGTCGAACCAATCGCCCAACTGGTGTATCGCGGCTCGGAAACGACTGCTGTCGGCATCACCAATGATGACGCGCAGAGCTTTGTGTTCGATGACACCAATCTGTTCAGCTTCAATCGTTTCTCTGGCGGAGACCGTCAGGAAACCGGGCTGCGCGCCAATATTGGCGGACGCTATCAGGTCAGCTTCTCCGACGACGCCTATCTGGAGCTGATCGGCGGGCAATCATTTCATCTGGCTGGTGCGAACGCCTTTGCCGCGACCGACCCTGCTCAGACAGCAACTGGTGCCGGGCTGGACACAACTGCCTCCTACGCCGTTCTGGGAGCCTATGGGGCATTTGAACCGGGCATCAAGATCGGCGGAAAGCTGCAGATCGATACGTTCGCTCCCCGCATTACGCGTGGTGGATTTGGTGCCAGCTTCTCGCAGGACGGATATACGGCCTCGGCGGACTACAACTATCTGGCCGCCAACACCGCCGCCGGTGTGATCAGCGACCAGCACGAGATTGGCATAGGCGTGGGCGTACCAGTGGCCGATTACTGGACCATTAGAGCCGCGAGCTATTGGGATCTGCAGGCAGGCAAATGGTACAATGTCAGCGGTGGGGTCCAGTATGATGACGGCTATCTGCTGATGTCGCTGGACGGCACCAAGACCAATGGCACGGTGGATGACACCACCATCACCGCAACATTTGCCATCAAGGCACCTGCGGGCCTCAATTTTGGATATAGCCGCGTGTTCCAGGCCGGGCAGTAA
- the rsmA gene encoding 16S rRNA (adenine(1518)-N(6)/adenine(1519)-N(6))-dimethyltransferase RsmA — MSQIDNLPPLRDVIAEHGLRAKKELGQNFLLDLNLTARIARVGGSLEGVRVIEVGPGPGGLTRALLAEGAREVIAIERDARALPALQQISDAYPGRLTVISGDAMEIDYSSLADGPTRIIANLPYNIATPLLTGWLTLNPWPSFFDSLTLMFQREVAQRICAQPSDDAYGRLGVLAGWRSEARMAFNVSREAFVPAPKVTSTVVHLVPKPVEQDLVVKHVEQITKAAFGQRRKMVRQSLKATGVPVDGLLAAAGINGNERAEDLPISVFLAMARALPELRKAQSES, encoded by the coding sequence ATGAGCCAAATCGATAACCTGCCGCCCCTGCGCGACGTCATCGCCGAGCATGGTCTACGGGCAAAAAAGGAACTGGGTCAGAATTTTCTGCTCGATCTGAACCTGACAGCCCGCATAGCGCGGGTTGGGGGCTCACTTGAGGGCGTTCGCGTGATTGAAGTGGGTCCGGGGCCCGGCGGGCTGACACGGGCGCTGCTGGCCGAAGGCGCGCGCGAGGTGATTGCCATTGAACGCGATGCGCGCGCACTGCCAGCGCTGCAACAGATCTCGGATGCCTATCCAGGACGGCTGACGGTGATCAGCGGCGACGCCATGGAGATCGATTATAGCAGTCTGGCGGATGGGCCGACACGGATCATTGCCAATCTGCCCTACAACATTGCTACCCCATTGCTGACCGGCTGGCTGACGCTGAACCCCTGGCCATCGTTTTTCGACAGCCTGACACTGATGTTTCAGCGTGAAGTGGCGCAGCGTATCTGCGCACAGCCCAGTGATGACGCCTATGGGCGGCTGGGCGTACTGGCGGGATGGCGCAGCGAGGCGCGCATGGCGTTCAACGTTAGCCGAGAGGCCTTCGTGCCCGCGCCAAAAGTGACGTCTACCGTGGTGCATCTGGTGCCAAAGCCGGTCGAACAAGATCTTGTGGTCAAGCACGTCGAACAGATCACCAAGGCTGCCTTTGGCCAGCGGCGCAAGATGGTTCGGCAGAGCCTGAAAGCGACCGGTGTTCCAGTCGATGGCCTGCTCGCGGCGGCCGGGATCAACGGCAATGAGCGGGCCGAAGATCTTCCCATTTCGGTGTTTCTGGCCATGGCGCGGGCATTGCCCGAATTGCGCAAGGCCCAGAGCGAAAGCTGA